One part of the Deinococcus sp. NW-56 genome encodes these proteins:
- a CDS encoding MBL fold metallo-hydrolase: MQFLGLGGTDEVGASSYLYLLKEGNLLIDAGLRPGQVGEAALPQLDLLQEHPPTAAILTHAHLDHVAALPVVIRRFPDLPIYCSAATARLVPLVLADTLKVSTEQGAHLFSAGEMGRTLERLRPLGWHRRCADHGFAFTLSPSGHLIGAASVLIESAGQSVFHTGDVSNVDTPVVNAAWLPPEVMPVDAVVSESTYGDTLLPSRKEQVRAFSAAIDATLRGGGKVLIPSFALGRAQEITQLLVTAMASGLVQKVPIYLDGLTRPITEAYEEMLPLLPRALENRRKTSGQPVFLSDPVRPVADHRDRARVIGEDRPAVVIASSGMLHAGASPQYARAWLPDPDNALFVVGYQDAESPGRRLLELQQGGDVLLPTRQGEREAVPAHARIERFYLSAHADRGGLISMIARYKPGKVLLTHGETAPRSNLAGYLGSKYEVGLPRAGEVVALQDSGKRRGSFISAPKRRLEATRERHARKPVLVRYEPTAHELRVILPDGLDAELFGEGDYTLEVLRGKLSRIKLTQRDPDAVGTPAAGQPEEDAARPEPEGSPV, from the coding sequence ATGCAGTTTCTGGGACTGGGCGGCACGGACGAGGTGGGAGCCAGCTCCTACCTCTACCTCCTCAAGGAAGGCAATCTCCTGATCGACGCCGGGTTGCGGCCCGGGCAAGTCGGCGAGGCGGCCCTTCCTCAGCTCGACCTGCTTCAGGAACATCCCCCCACGGCGGCCATTCTCACCCACGCCCACCTCGACCATGTGGCCGCCCTCCCGGTGGTGATCCGCCGCTTCCCGGATCTGCCCATCTACTGCTCGGCGGCCACCGCCCGGCTGGTTCCTCTGGTGCTGGCCGACACCCTCAAGGTCAGCACCGAGCAGGGGGCGCACCTCTTCAGCGCCGGGGAGATGGGGCGCACCCTCGAACGGCTCCGGCCCCTGGGCTGGCACCGGCGCTGCGCGGATCACGGGTTCGCGTTCACCCTCAGCCCCAGCGGGCACCTGATCGGTGCGGCGAGCGTCCTGATCGAGAGCGCGGGTCAGTCGGTCTTCCACACCGGGGACGTCAGCAACGTGGACACGCCGGTCGTGAACGCCGCCTGGCTGCCCCCGGAGGTCATGCCCGTGGACGCGGTGGTCTCCGAGAGCACCTACGGCGACACCCTGCTCCCCTCCCGCAAGGAGCAGGTGCGGGCTTTCAGCGCGGCCATCGACGCGACCCTGCGGGGTGGGGGCAAGGTCCTGATTCCGTCGTTCGCCCTGGGCCGCGCCCAGGAGATCACCCAGCTCCTCGTCACGGCGATGGCGAGCGGCCTGGTGCAGAAGGTCCCGATCTACCTCGACGGCCTGACCCGGCCCATCACCGAGGCCTACGAGGAGATGCTGCCCCTGCTCCCCCGGGCACTGGAGAACCGGCGCAAGACGAGCGGCCAGCCGGTCTTCCTGAGTGACCCCGTGCGGCCCGTCGCGGATCACCGGGACCGGGCCAGGGTCATCGGGGAGGACCGCCCGGCGGTCGTCATCGCGTCAAGTGGGATGCTGCACGCGGGGGCAAGTCCGCAGTACGCCCGGGCGTGGCTGCCCGACCCGGACAACGCCCTGTTCGTCGTGGGCTACCAGGATGCCGAGTCGCCCGGCCGCCGACTGCTGGAACTTCAGCAAGGCGGGGACGTGCTGCTGCCCACCCGTCAGGGGGAACGGGAAGCCGTGCCCGCCCACGCCCGCATCGAGCGCTTCTACTTATCGGCCCACGCGGACCGGGGCGGTTTGATTTCCATGATCGCCCGCTACAAGCCTGGCAAGGTGCTCCTGACCCACGGGGAAACGGCCCCCAGATCCAACCTCGCCGGGTACCTCGGCTCGAAGTACGAGGTGGGGTTACCCCGGGCCGGGGAGGTGGTGGCCTTGCAGGATTCCGGCAAACGCCGGGGCAGCTTCATCTCGGCCCCCAAGCGGCGCCTGGAGGCCACCCGGGAGCGGCATGCCCGCAAGCCCGTCCTGGTCCGGTACGAGCCGACGGCCCACGAGCTGCGGGTGATCCTGCCGGACGGCCTGGACGCGGAGCTGTTTGGGGAAGGCGACTACACGCTGGAAGTGCTGCGCGGCAAGCTCTCGCGCATCAAGCTGACCCAGCGGGACCCGGACGCGGTGGGCACCCCGGCCGCCGGACAACCCGAGGAAGATGCGGCGCGGCCCGAACCGGAAGGCTCGCCGGTGTGA
- a CDS encoding PTS fructose-like transporter subunit IIB: MAHLVAVTACPTGIAHTFMAAEALRRAAQAAGHDLRVETQGSVGAEGTLTPAEIAAADGVILAADVAVDEARFAGKRVVRASTGEAIRGAAGLVAQAAGTGAATTTPAAPAVSPPTPDAARPLRIVGVTACPTGIAHTFMAAEGLENGAKALGHRVKVETQGSVGAGNALTAQDIADADLVVIAADTNVDLSRFQGKRVYQTGTKPAIQNGQAVVQRALAEAPVYGTAAGMAVAGAQGGTDFVAQASAGKAAKNAGVPSAYKHLMTGVSHMLPFVVAGGLLIALAFAFGGINPAPGTFGAALSQIGGGSGAFGLFIPVLAGYIAYSIADRPGLAPGMVGGLLAATGGSGFLGGMIAGFLAGYITRTLNRGIRLPRTLEGLKPTLLLPLLGTAITGLLMIYVVGRPVAAALTAATNWLRGLGDTSAGVLGAVIGGMMAFDMGGPINKAAYTFSTGLLGSEVYGPIAAAMAAGMTPPLALFLATLLFKNRFTADEREAGKAAGVLGISFITEGAIPFAARDPLRVIPSLMVGSAVAGAISMAAGCLLRAPHGGIFVLFIPNAVTNLPMYVLAILAGTAVSTLLLGVLKRPVETAVAAPTPTVANPATD; the protein is encoded by the coding sequence ATGGCCCACCTGGTAGCCGTCACCGCCTGCCCGACCGGCATCGCCCACACCTTCATGGCCGCCGAGGCCCTGCGCCGCGCCGCGCAGGCGGCGGGACACGACCTGCGCGTGGAGACGCAGGGCAGCGTGGGGGCCGAGGGCACCCTGACCCCCGCCGAGATCGCGGCCGCCGACGGCGTGATTCTCGCCGCCGACGTGGCGGTGGACGAGGCCCGCTTCGCCGGAAAGCGCGTCGTTCGCGCGAGCACCGGGGAGGCCATCCGGGGGGCGGCGGGACTGGTCGCGCAGGCGGCCGGAACGGGGGCAGCGACCACGACCCCCGCCGCGCCCGCCGTGAGTCCCCCCACCCCCGACGCCGCCCGCCCCCTCCGCATCGTCGGGGTCACCGCCTGCCCCACGGGGATCGCGCACACCTTCATGGCTGCCGAGGGGCTGGAGAACGGCGCGAAGGCCCTGGGCCACCGGGTCAAGGTGGAGACGCAGGGCAGCGTGGGGGCGGGCAACGCGCTCACCGCGCAGGACATCGCGGACGCCGACCTGGTGGTGATCGCGGCCGACACGAACGTGGACCTCTCGCGCTTTCAGGGCAAGCGGGTCTACCAGACGGGCACCAAACCCGCCATCCAGAACGGGCAGGCCGTGGTGCAGCGGGCACTCGCGGAGGCGCCCGTGTACGGCACGGCGGCGGGCATGGCGGTCGCGGGTGCCCAGGGCGGGACCGACTTCGTGGCGCAGGCGAGCGCGGGCAAGGCCGCCAAGAACGCCGGGGTCCCCAGCGCCTACAAGCACCTGATGACGGGGGTGTCGCACATGCTGCCCTTCGTGGTGGCGGGCGGGCTGCTGATCGCGCTGGCCTTCGCCTTCGGGGGCATCAACCCGGCCCCCGGCACCTTCGGGGCGGCGCTGAGCCAGATCGGGGGCGGCTCGGGCGCCTTCGGCCTCTTCATCCCGGTGCTGGCCGGGTACATCGCCTACTCCATCGCGGACCGCCCCGGTCTCGCGCCCGGCATGGTCGGCGGCCTGCTCGCCGCGACGGGCGGCAGCGGCTTCCTGGGGGGCATGATCGCGGGCTTCCTGGCAGGGTATATCACCCGCACGCTCAACCGGGGCATCCGGCTGCCCCGCACCCTGGAGGGCCTCAAGCCCACGCTGCTGCTGCCCCTGCTGGGCACGGCGATCACCGGCCTGCTGATGATCTACGTGGTCGGCCGCCCGGTCGCGGCGGCGCTCACGGCCGCGACGAACTGGCTGCGTGGCCTGGGCGATACCTCGGCGGGCGTCCTGGGTGCCGTGATCGGCGGGATGATGGCCTTTGACATGGGCGGGCCGATCAACAAGGCGGCCTACACCTTCTCCACCGGGCTGCTGGGCTCCGAGGTCTACGGTCCCATCGCCGCCGCGATGGCGGCCGGGATGACCCCGCCGCTGGCTCTGTTCCTCGCCACGCTGCTGTTCAAGAACCGCTTCACCGCCGACGAGCGCGAGGCGGGCAAGGCGGCGGGCGTCCTGGGCATCTCCTTTATCACCGAAGGCGCGATCCCCTTCGCCGCCCGCGATCCCCTGCGGGTCATCCCGTCGCTGATGGTCGGCTCGGCGGTCGCCGGGGCGATCAGCATGGCGGCCGGGTGCCTGCTCCGTGCCCCCCACGGCGGCATCTTCGTGCTGTTCATTCCCAACGCCGTGACCAACCTGCCCATGTATGTCCTTGCCATCCTCGCCGGGACCGCCGTGAGCACCCTGCTGCTGGGGGTGCTGAAGCGCCCGGTGGAGACGGCCGTGGCGGCGCCCACACCGACGGTGGCGAACCCCGCGACCGACTGA
- the pfkB gene encoding 1-phosphofructokinase: protein MTAAVPRVATLTLNPALDLTVRADGWRRGEVNLGQHLHWAAGGKGVNVASFLADRGLAVTATGLLGGENPEPFETLFRTKGIRDAFVRVPGATRVGVKLVDGAAQETTDINLPGLAATPEVLEELESRVFALAADHAVFVLAGSLPPGVDAGFYARLTARLRAADRFVALDTSGAALSAALNASTLPDLVKPNIHELEAALGRPLTGEADVLAAAGELIRRGAGLVAVSRGERGALLVTDREAVRARPPRVSVQSTVGAGDAMVAGLVAAHAAGLGLADAARHATAFSLGAITRLGAHLPPEAELDAFAAQVQVDVLEGVTRA, encoded by the coding sequence ATGACTGCGGCCGTCCCGCGGGTCGCGACCCTCACCCTGAACCCGGCCCTCGACCTCACCGTGCGGGCGGACGGCTGGCGGCGGGGCGAGGTGAACCTGGGCCAGCATCTGCACTGGGCGGCGGGCGGCAAGGGCGTGAACGTGGCCTCCTTCCTGGCCGACCGGGGCCTGGCGGTCACCGCGACCGGCCTGCTGGGAGGCGAGAACCCCGAACCCTTCGAGACGCTTTTCCGGACCAAGGGCATCCGCGACGCCTTCGTGCGGGTGCCCGGCGCCACCCGCGTCGGCGTGAAGCTGGTGGACGGCGCGGCGCAGGAGACGACCGACATCAACCTGCCCGGCCTGGCCGCCACGCCGGAGGTGCTGGAAGAGCTGGAGAGCCGGGTGTTCGCCCTCGCCGCCGACCACGCCGTCTTCGTGCTCGCGGGCAGCCTGCCGCCCGGCGTGGACGCGGGCTTCTACGCCCGGCTGACCGCCCGGCTGCGGGCGGCGGACCGCTTCGTGGCGCTGGACACCAGCGGGGCGGCCCTTTCGGCGGCGCTGAACGCGAGCACCCTGCCCGACCTCGTCAAGCCCAACATTCACGAGCTGGAGGCCGCCCTGGGCCGTCCTCTGACGGGCGAGGCCGACGTGCTGGCGGCGGCAGGCGAGCTGATCCGCCGTGGCGCGGGCCTGGTCGCCGTGTCGCGGGGCGAGCGCGGCGCCCTGCTGGTCACCGACCGGGAAGCCGTGCGTGCCCGCCCCCCACGGGTGAGCGTGCAGAGCACCGTCGGGGCCGGGGACGCGATGGTGGCGGGCCTGGTCGCCGCCCACGCCGCCGGTCTGGGCCTCGCGGACGCGGCCCGGCATGCCACGGCCTTCAGCCTGGGGGCGATCACCCGCCTGGGCGCCCATCTCCCCCCCGAGGCCGAACTGGACGCCTTCGCCGCGCAGGTGCAGGTGGACGTGCTGGAGGGGGTCACGCGGGCATGA
- the ptsP gene encoding phosphoenolpyruvate--protein phosphotransferase encodes MTTLARHLIRLGGAARDKTDAITQVAALLAGAGNVHPDYLRGMLAREEQANTYLGSGIAIPHGTPETRHLIHETGLAVLQLPGGVRWGEGGEPVRLVIGIAAASDEHLAILRRLTRVLGDEALVERLSTTSDPADIQEALTGERPAAAPAAGAALPHAARVTLPNPLGMHARPATLLANLVRSRGGRVRLARDSGESADATRLMEVLSLGLTRGTPVTVSADSPELLAAVTDAIRAGLGDDLSAAPASPAPARRAPEWEPRQVAATVEGVPAADGLVIGVTRQHAPRPLDVRDEPGDPATEAARLDAALAAAWAELGTVIADVAARFGADKAAIFQAHQELLGDEGVVQDTVARILDGHGVAWAYREATGERISHLQKLDDPTLAARAVDLSDVQRRVLRHLLGLREPEIHAGGPVILLAPDLTPSDTARLGPDTLLGFVTAQGGPTSHTAIIARGLGLPAVVAAGEGVLEIPDGTRAILDGSAGRLYLNPSEADVASAQERQGVLARERDAARAARFQPGATRDGARVEVAANINRAADASAALEAGAEGVGLMRTEFLFLERDSAPSEDEQEREYRAMAQALEGRPLIIRTLDIGGDKEVPYLGLAREDNSFLGIRGIRLCFERPDLFLPQLRAVARVARDHPNLHLMFPMVATLEEFRRARAIFDSVREEVGAPRVPLGVMIEVPSAALIADQLAQEVDFFSVGTNDLTQYTLAMDRLHPQLARQTDAMHPAVLQLIARTVEAAERHGKWVGVCGGAAGDEVGALILAGLGVGELSVSTPQIAGVKAALRGRTLAELRTLAGQALAQPDAESVRALVQAAQPEGATA; translated from the coding sequence ATGACCACACTGGCTAGGCACCTCATTCGGCTGGGCGGGGCGGCCCGCGACAAGACCGACGCCATCACCCAGGTCGCCGCGCTGCTGGCCGGGGCCGGGAACGTGCATCCGGACTACCTGCGGGGCATGCTGGCCCGCGAGGAGCAGGCCAACACCTACCTGGGCAGCGGCATCGCCATCCCGCACGGTACGCCGGAGACCCGGCACCTGATTCACGAGACGGGCCTCGCGGTGCTGCAACTTCCCGGCGGCGTGCGCTGGGGCGAGGGTGGGGAACCCGTGCGGCTGGTGATCGGCATCGCCGCCGCGAGCGACGAGCACCTCGCCATCCTGCGCCGCCTCACCCGCGTGCTGGGGGACGAGGCGCTGGTCGAGCGGCTGAGCACCACCAGCGACCCCGCCGACATTCAGGAAGCCCTCACCGGGGAGCGCCCGGCCGCCGCCCCTGCGGCCGGGGCGGCGCTTCCCCACGCGGCGCGGGTCACGCTGCCTAATCCGCTGGGCATGCACGCGCGGCCCGCGACCCTGCTGGCGAACCTCGTGCGCTCGCGGGGCGGGCGGGTGCGGCTGGCGCGTGACTCCGGCGAGAGCGCCGACGCTACCCGGCTGATGGAGGTGCTCTCGCTGGGCCTCACGCGCGGCACGCCCGTCACCGTCAGCGCGGACAGCCCCGAGTTGCTCGCCGCCGTCACCGACGCCATCCGCGCGGGGCTGGGCGACGACCTCAGCGCGGCGCCCGCGAGCCCGGCCCCGGCCCGGCGTGCCCCCGAGTGGGAACCCCGGCAGGTCGCGGCGACGGTGGAGGGGGTCCCCGCCGCCGACGGGCTGGTGATCGGCGTGACCCGGCAGCACGCCCCCCGGCCGCTCGACGTGCGCGACGAGCCGGGCGACCCCGCCACTGAAGCTGCCCGGCTGGACGCGGCGCTCGCCGCCGCCTGGGCTGAACTGGGCACCGTGATCGCCGACGTGGCAGCCCGCTTCGGCGCGGACAAGGCGGCCATCTTCCAGGCCCATCAGGAACTGCTGGGGGACGAGGGGGTCGTGCAGGACACCGTGGCCCGCATCCTCGACGGGCACGGGGTGGCGTGGGCCTACCGCGAGGCGACCGGGGAGCGCATCTCGCACCTTCAGAAACTGGACGACCCAACCCTCGCGGCCCGCGCGGTGGACCTCAGCGACGTGCAGCGGCGGGTGCTGCGGCACCTGCTGGGCCTGCGCGAGCCGGAGATTCACGCGGGCGGCCCGGTCATCCTGCTCGCCCCCGACCTGACGCCCAGCGACACCGCCCGGCTGGGGCCGGACACCCTGCTGGGCTTCGTGACCGCGCAGGGCGGCCCCACCAGCCACACCGCGATCATCGCGCGGGGCCTGGGGCTCCCCGCCGTGGTCGCCGCCGGGGAGGGTGTGCTGGAGATTCCCGACGGCACCCGCGCGATTCTGGACGGGTCGGCGGGGCGACTCTACCTGAACCCCTCGGAGGCGGACGTGGCGTCGGCCCAGGAGCGCCAGGGCGTGCTGGCCCGCGAACGGGACGCCGCCCGCGCGGCCCGCTTCCAGCCCGGCGCCACCCGCGACGGGGCACGGGTCGAGGTCGCCGCGAACATCAACCGCGCCGCCGACGCCTCGGCCGCGCTGGAGGCGGGGGCCGAGGGCGTGGGCCTGATGCGCACCGAGTTCCTGTTTCTCGAACGCGACTCGGCCCCCTCCGAGGACGAGCAGGAACGGGAGTACCGGGCGATGGCGCAGGCCCTGGAAGGCCGCCCGCTGATCATCCGCACGCTCGACATCGGCGGGGACAAGGAGGTGCCCTACCTGGGGCTGGCCCGCGAGGACAACTCCTTCCTGGGCATTCGCGGCATCCGGCTGTGCTTCGAGCGGCCCGACCTCTTCCTCCCGCAGTTGCGGGCGGTCGCGCGGGTGGCGCGGGATCACCCGAATCTCCACCTGATGTTCCCGATGGTCGCCACCCTGGAAGAGTTCCGCCGTGCCCGCGCGATCTTCGATTCCGTGCGGGAGGAGGTGGGCGCTCCCCGCGTGCCCCTCGGCGTGATGATCGAGGTGCCCTCGGCGGCATTGATCGCCGATCAACTTGCCCAGGAGGTCGACTTCTTCTCGGTCGGCACGAACGACCTCACCCAGTACACCCTGGCGATGGACCGCCTGCACCCGCAACTCGCCCGCCAGACCGACGCGATGCACCCGGCGGTCCTCCAGCTCATCGCGCGGACGGTGGAGGCCGCCGAGCGCCACGGCAAGTGGGTCGGCGTGTGCGGCGGCGCGGCGGGGGACGAGGTGGGCGCCCTGATTCTCGCGGGGTTGGGCGTGGGGGAACTCTCGGTGAGCACCCCACAGATCGCGGGCGTGAAGGCCGCCCTGCGGGGCCGCACCCTGGCCGAACTCCGGACCCTGGCCGGGCAAGCCCTGGCCCAGCCCGACGCCGAGTCGGTCCGCGCCCTGGTTCAGGCCGCGCAGCCGGAAGGAGCCACGGCATGA
- a CDS encoding DeoR/GlpR family DNA-binding transcription regulator, whose translation MTGLLAEERLSRILDLLAQQGTVRTTALMGSLGVSGATVRRDLDVLAGRGLIRKVHGGATLASQDQRYADRQQTGQAGKARLAQVAVGLLRPGQTVYLDAGTTARHVAQALRRTPALTRTLRVVTHGLDVAYELNGECPLYVVGGEVYGSTYSLTGPDALATVARYSYDVFLVGCTSIDPDRGLTNSNLVEAQQKSAILRRARQTVLIADSSKWRHSGFVTFAALGEVGSWATDEALPEARAAFETAGVRVVDSRS comes from the coding sequence ATGACCGGGCTGCTCGCTGAAGAACGCCTCTCGCGGATTCTGGACCTGCTGGCCCAGCAGGGCACGGTGCGGACGACCGCCCTGATGGGTTCGCTGGGCGTGAGTGGGGCCACCGTCCGGCGTGACCTCGACGTGCTGGCCGGGCGCGGCCTGATTCGCAAGGTGCACGGGGGGGCCACGCTGGCGAGTCAGGACCAGCGCTACGCGGACCGCCAGCAGACCGGGCAGGCGGGCAAGGCCCGGCTCGCGCAGGTGGCCGTCGGCCTGCTGCGGCCGGGGCAGACGGTGTACCTCGACGCGGGCACGACCGCCCGGCACGTCGCGCAGGCGCTGCGGCGCACGCCCGCGCTGACCCGGACCCTGCGGGTGGTCACGCACGGGCTGGACGTGGCCTACGAACTCAACGGCGAGTGCCCGCTGTACGTCGTGGGGGGCGAGGTGTACGGGTCCACCTACAGCCTGACCGGGCCAGACGCGCTGGCGACCGTGGCCCGCTACTCGTACGACGTCTTTCTGGTGGGCTGCACCAGCATCGACCCGGACCGGGGGCTGACGAACAGCAACCTCGTCGAGGCCCAGCAGAAATCGGCCATCCTGCGCCGTGCCCGGCAGACGGTGCTGATCGCGGACAGCAGCAAGTGGAGGCACTCGGGCTTCGTCACCTTCGCGGCCCTCGGGGAGGTGGGAAGCTGGGCCACCGACGAGGCGCTCCCGGAAGCCCGCGCCGCCTTCGAGACCGCCGGGGTCAGGGTCGTGGACTCCCGCTCCTGA
- a CDS encoding IS4 family transposase — MKAPKSRPPHDTLQTVLRSAFPLDARRLMVFTALVLAVIQARTVVLYTLKTHVPLPGTLTARYQRLCRFVQFPFPEGLFPRFALSFLPDGPVDLILDRTNWRLGQQDVNILLLSAVWNGFSLPLMWALLPHGGASDSRTRESLVLRFLTFCPDRQVRCLLADREFIGQHWFRFLDQHSIAPCIRLPARATIGQHRLPVWAVFNKLQVGEVRVWRRQTLIYGVSLRVAATKNAAGETLYLAYRGHVGPNLRRYAQRWQAENLHSALKTRGFNLEDTGLTRAERVSTLLTVVGVAFIWACVTGELLVTEKGVRIKKHGHRAVSVFRLGLDHLQDLLLHPSRSSWHTLATLMPRFEG, encoded by the coding sequence ATGAAAGCACCCAAGAGCCGACCCCCTCACGATACCTTGCAGACCGTTCTGCGGTCTGCCTTCCCCCTTGATGCCCGCCGCTTGATGGTCTTCACCGCCTTGGTCCTGGCGGTCATTCAGGCTCGCACGGTCGTCCTCTACACCCTCAAGACCCATGTTCCGTTGCCAGGTACGCTCACAGCTCGCTACCAGCGACTCTGTCGCTTCGTCCAATTTCCTTTCCCCGAGGGTTTGTTTCCCAGATTTGCGCTGTCCTTCCTGCCGGACGGTCCCGTCGATCTGATCCTCGACCGGACCAACTGGCGACTCGGCCAGCAGGACGTGAACATCCTGCTGCTTTCTGCTGTGTGGAACGGGTTCAGTCTGCCCCTCATGTGGGCATTGCTCCCACATGGTGGGGCGAGTGATTCCCGTACTCGGGAATCACTCGTGTTGCGCTTCCTGACGTTTTGCCCGGATCGGCAGGTCCGGTGCCTGCTGGCAGACCGAGAATTCATCGGCCAGCACTGGTTTCGTTTCCTCGATCAGCACAGCATCGCTCCCTGTATTCGCTTGCCTGCACGCGCCACCATCGGCCAACACCGTCTGCCCGTGTGGGCTGTGTTCAACAAGCTCCAAGTGGGCGAAGTCAGGGTCTGGCGACGCCAGACCCTGATCTACGGTGTGTCACTCCGGGTGGCCGCGACGAAGAACGCGGCCGGGGAGACGCTGTACCTCGCTTATCGGGGGCACGTGGGACCGAATCTCCGACGGTATGCCCAGCGTTGGCAGGCAGAAAACTTGCACTCCGCGCTCAAAACGAGGGGCTTCAATCTGGAAGACACCGGGCTAACCCGTGCTGAACGGGTCTCCACCCTGCTGACGGTGGTCGGTGTGGCGTTTATCTGGGCCTGTGTAACTGGGGAGCTGCTGGTAACCGAGAAAGGCGTACGGATCAAGAAACACGGACACCGTGCGGTGTCCGTGTTCCGGCTTGGCCTCGACCATCTTCAAGATCTGCTGCTGCATCCCTCTCGGTCGTCTTGGCACACCCTCGCGACTCTCATGCCGCGTTTTGAAGGGTAG
- a CDS encoding helix-turn-helix transcriptional regulator yields MAAPAASPVPPADPRPDTCETGCTHPEAAARARQAVPDDRCVEDASALLKAVADPTRLRMLSALSAGELCVHDLALVAGVSESATSHQLRLLRAHRLVTSRREGRTVYYRLADLHVTRLLENALEHARER; encoded by the coding sequence ATGGCCGCTCCCGCCGCTTCGCCCGTTCCTCCCGCCGACCCCCGCCCCGACACCTGCGAAACCGGCTGCACCCACCCGGAGGCCGCCGCGCGTGCCCGGCAGGCCGTGCCGGACGACCGCTGCGTGGAAGACGCCAGCGCCCTGCTCAAGGCCGTGGCCGACCCCACCCGGCTGCGGATGCTCTCGGCCCTCTCCGCCGGGGAACTGTGCGTGCATGACCTCGCGCTGGTCGCGGGCGTCAGCGAGTCCGCGACCAGCCACCAGCTCCGCCTGCTACGGGCACACCGCCTGGTGACCTCCCGCAGGGAGGGCCGCACGGTGTACTACCGCCTGGCCGACCTGCACGTGACCCGGCTGCTGGAAAATGCCCTGGAGCACGCCCGCGAACGCTGA